One window from the genome of Oryctolagus cuniculus chromosome 1, mOryCun1.1, whole genome shotgun sequence encodes:
- the LOC103351662 gene encoding membrane-spanning 4-domains subfamily A member 8 isoform X3 translates to MVAEEIRTFGAIQVMIGLINFALGYIWIRLFIRQYTSFSLTYIPLTLFSGYPFWASLIYVISGIFAIEAEKKRYPILLEYTIRMSINSVALSVAGQLIILFEITLFLVKHVKSQWSHQSGIILSVYLWMFSLVELILAKKVAKWGIKTIDNTSYNI, encoded by the exons ATGGTGGCAGAAGAAATCAGAACATTTGGG GCTATCCAAGTAATGATTGGTCTGATCAATTTTGCTCTAGGATATATCTGGATACGTTTATTTATCAGGCAATATACTTCATTTTCATTGACCTACATCCCTCTAACCTTGTTTTCAGGATACCCATTCTGGGCATCCTTAATT TATGTTATATCAGGAATCTTTGCAATAGAAGCGGAGAAGAAGCGTTACCCAATATTG TTGGAGTATACCATAAGGATGAGCATTAACAGTGTGGCCCTTTCAGTGGCTGGTcaacttataattttatttgaaattacattatttttagtGAAACATGTAAAGAGTCAGTGGTCACAT CAAAGCGGAATCATTCTCTCAGTCTATTTGTGGATGTTCTCGTTAGTAGAGTTGATCCTGGCAAAGAAAGTGGCCAAATGGGGGATCAAAACAATTGACAATACAAGCTACAACATATAA